Proteins found in one Candidatus Methylacidiphilales bacterium genomic segment:
- a CDS encoding glutamine synthetase beta-grasp domain-containing protein, with translation MAKYKLEYVWLDGYTPVANLRSKTQIKEFSSFPKLEELPMWGFDGSSTRQAEGRSSDCMLKPVAVFPDTTRKNGVLVMCEVMMPDGKTPHPSNTRAGILDDPDAWFGFEQEYFLYEDGAPLGFPAGGYPGPQGPYYTGVGYKNVGSIARQIVEEHLDLCLDAGINHEGINAEVAKGQWEFQIFGKGSKTAADQVWMARYLLLRLCEKYGIDIEWHCKPLGKDLDWNGSGMHSNFSTKFMREVGGKEYFEKLMAQFAKNMDEHVAVYGPDNHLRLTGLHETQSIDKFTYGIADRGSSIRVPHSFVNNGYKGYLEDRRPNSQGDPYAIASRILKTISEVPTK, from the coding sequence ATGGCCAAATACAAACTCGAATATGTCTGGCTGGACGGATACACGCCGGTCGCCAACTTGCGCAGCAAGACCCAAATCAAAGAATTCAGCAGCTTCCCCAAACTGGAAGAGCTCCCGATGTGGGGCTTCGATGGAAGCTCGACCCGCCAGGCCGAAGGCCGCAGCTCCGACTGCATGCTCAAGCCCGTGGCCGTCTTCCCTGACACCACCCGCAAGAACGGCGTGCTCGTCATGTGCGAAGTCATGATGCCCGATGGCAAGACCCCCCACCCGTCCAACACCCGCGCCGGCATTCTCGATGATCCCGATGCCTGGTTCGGTTTCGAGCAGGAATACTTCCTCTATGAAGATGGCGCCCCCCTCGGCTTCCCGGCCGGTGGTTACCCCGGCCCCCAAGGTCCCTATTACACCGGCGTTGGCTACAAGAACGTCGGCAGCATCGCCCGCCAGATCGTCGAGGAACACCTGGACCTCTGTCTGGACGCCGGCATCAACCACGAAGGCATCAACGCCGAAGTGGCCAAAGGCCAGTGGGAATTCCAGATCTTCGGCAAAGGTTCCAAGACCGCGGCCGACCAAGTCTGGATGGCCCGTTACCTCCTCCTCCGTCTTTGCGAAAAATACGGCATCGACATCGAATGGCATTGCAAACCCCTCGGCAAGGATCTCGACTGGAACGGTTCCGGCATGCACTCCAACTTCTCGACCAAATTCATGCGCGAAGTCGGCGGCAAGGAATACTTCGAGAAACTCATGGCCCAGTTTGCCAAGAACATGGATGAGCACGTCGCGGTTTACGGACCGGACAACCACCTGCGCCTGACCGGCCTCCACGAAACCCAATCCATCGACAAATTCACCTACGGCATCGCCGACCGTGGATCTTCGATCCGGGTGCCCCACAGCTTCGTCAACAACGGCTACAAGGGCTATCTGGAAGACCGCCGCCCGAATTCCCAGGGCGATCCCTACGCCATCGCCAGCCGGATTCTCAAGACGATCTCGGAAGTTCCGACCAAGTAA